A segment of the Chitinophagaceae bacterium genome:
AAGCGAACCCGGTTCTAGCTGGTTTTGCTTCATGTATATGCCTAACCTCAATTAAAGTTTTACCTCTAATCTGTTTTTGTTAAACAAAACCCATCCGAGCAGTTGTAATTTATAAAACAAAGCTTATGAGCCGAATCATTTGAATTCATGACCTTACTCATTTTACCCTTATTTTAAAATGCCAATTTTGTGCTCCCCATTATCTATGCAACAGCAACAAAATCTTATCAGCAAAAAGCTACTTTCAATTGCAGTTACTCCTGCAGCAAAACTCACTTACGTGTACCTCATCCTGAGCATTACCTGGATTTTGCTTGGCGATTGGGCCGTTTATACATTTGCAAGCAATGACCATAACATGCTTGAAAAATTACAGTCGATGAAAGGGCTGCTTTTTGTGGGAATTTCAGCCACTGTTTTATATCTCTTAAGCAATAAATTTTATACCGACCTGAAATTAAGTACTCAGAAAAATGAAATGATGGAGCAAAGCTTTGCAGCCCTGAATGAAGCTGCACGCAGTGGCATTATTGATCTGAACTTAATTACACAAACAGCAACGATCAATGAAAAGATGAAGTTCTTTCTGCCCTCTTCCACTTCTTTTGTTGATAATTTTTTGAACCGTTATTACGATCGCATTCATCCAAACGATAAGGAAAGAGTGTTACAGGAGTATACTGACATCATTAACTCGCAGAACGATATCTGGAAAACCGAATACAGTCTTCTTGCAGGCGATAACGACTACTACCATGTTGTCAACAGCATTTACATCGTACATGATAAAGAAACTGGCCATGCCATTCAACTGATTGGCGAAATACAGGATATCAGTAAATTAAAAAATCTGCAGGCAGACTATTATGATCAGCAGCTGAAACATAAACAACGTCTTGCTTCGTCCATCATTAAAGCGCAGGAAAATGAACGCAACCGCTGGGCAGAGGAATTACATGACAATGTATCGCAACTGCTTTCAGTGTCCAATCTATACCTTTCAAGTATTCAATTGAAACAGGAAGAGAATATTTCCCTGCTGCTCAAAGCAAAAGAAATGGTAACAGAAGCACAGCAGGAAATCCGATTGCTTTCATCGAGTATTAAACCACCGGTTTTTTCTTTTACAACATTAAACCAGGCACTGGATAAACTGATTGCTGACATTATCCGTGTTAAAAAAATAGGTTTTCATCTCAACTCTACAGATCTCGATGAGGGAGAACTGGACGATCAGCACAAATTGCTGGTTTACCGTATTGTTCAGGAACAGCTGAATAATATTATTAAATACGCAGATGCAGGTCACATTGATATAACTATTTCAAACAGGAATGACAATGTACATATCCGTATTTCAGATGATGGAAAAGGATTTGATACAAAGCAGATTCAAACCGGCCTTGGCCTGCGAAATATTCAAACCCGTTTACAATTGTATAAAGGGCACATGAAAATTGAATCATCACCGGGAGAAGGCTGTAAACTGTATGTTTCTTTTTCAGCCGGGCTCACTTTAGCCTATTAAGGCAAACCGGAATTAAATTCAGACGACATTAAGGTTCATTGGCCTAAAGTAAAAACCCTGTTTCCTGCCTAGTAAATCATCTGAACGGCGTCGGCAATGAACCCTTATACAGCAAAAACACTGTATTAAAAGGGAGTTCCCCTATTTTTTTTAACCGGAACTTGTCGGACCTTGCACTCACCCCCTGATAGCCAAAACAAGTTTCTGATCCTGGTGTGAAATTTAAAATCCGTAGCTTATGAGTAAAAAATTTTACCCATTTTTTTTATTGTTTCTTTTATTTGCTGCAGGGACCTCTGCGCAGTTTTGTAATAATTTTACTGCATCAGCTGTAACGATTGAATCGAGATGTGCTGCAACAGGTAAAATTATTATTACCGCCGCCAATGGGTCGGGTACCTATAACTATTCAGTAACAGGTCCTGTTTCTACTCCCTATACATCAAATGATACGATTGACGGGTTACCCGCCGGTGTGTACCAGGTTTTTGTAAAAGATGTAGTTGATGGTTGTTTTTATACTATCCCAAGTGTAATAGTTGGCGGATCTTATCACGATCCACGCTTTGATCTGTTAAGAACAAATGTTACCTGCATCAACGGAACTGACGGAACTATAACAGTTGACAATGTGCAATTTGGCCGTCCGCCTTTTTCTTATACAATTGTAGCCCCATCAACTTACGGAATTGGCACAACCAATTCCACCGGTGTGTTTACTGACTTAGTTGCCGGCTCCTATTTTATTCAGCAAAGAGATTCTTGCGGTGGTATTCAAACAAGGAATATCAGCATTCTTAACTACGACTGGTTTATCGATCAATCATCTGTTACAAAGTTTGATTGCGACAGTGCAGATATTTTCATTAAGCTGAAAGATATTTTCGGAAACGTAAATACATCGGGAAATATGTTTGATGGATTTACTTACGGAGCCATTACACCAGCCGGCGATACGATTTCATTTAACACAAACAACTTCCAGATCCTGCTCGGAAATTTCAGGACTCTGAAACTCTTTGCAAAAGATAAATGCGGTAATATTAAAACGGTAAACTGGACCGACAACAAGAAACCAACACTTGCCTCTGCGGTTACACAATTCAATCAGGAGTGTAATTTTTTCTCTGTAAGAGTTACCGGCCAGCAAAACCTTACCAATCCGAATTACTGCCTGTACGACAGCGTTGATAATTTAATTACCTGTAACACAAGCGGCCAGTTTGATAGTTTAGCTTATGGTTCCTACTGCATTAAAATGACCGATGTTTGTTTTGACACTGTAATTACCCGTTGCTTTACTGCTGTAAAACCAATTCCAAATGTTGCAGCCAATGTAACCGTTACAAACGGAGATGACTGCCAGCATTTTAATGTATCGGTAAGTGGACAAACAAATTTATTCAACCCGCAATTTTGCCTGTACGACAGTCTGAATGTATTGATAGGCTGTAACAGCAACGGCGTTTTCAATAATTTGCCCGTTGGCAATTATTGTATGCAGATATCAGGTTCAATCTGTAACGACACAACGATTCAGCGTTGCTTTACCATTGCTCCTGTTGAGCTTGGGCCGGGAGTTGGTGTTGATTTTTCGAATTTCAACTGTAATTCTTTCACAGGTACAATTACCGGCACTACCGGACTTGGCAATGCACATTACTGCTTATACGATAGCCTTAACGTATTAATTGGATGTAATTACACAGGTGTATTTGACAGTCTTGCATTTGGCTCTTACTGTATGACCATTGAAACTTCTATTCTTACCGGAGCATGTGCCGATACCACCTTTACAAGATGCTTTACGGTAACAAAACCTGCTCCGTCTGTTGATGATGTAATTACTGAAAAAACATGCAGCTTATTCAAAGCAACCATACCCGGTACACAGAACATGTTTAATCCGAGCTTCTGTTTGTATCAAAATAATGTACTGATCATTTGCAATACAACAGGAGTTTTTGACAGTCTTGCTTTTGGCAACTACTGTATAAGAGTAACTGATTCCTGTGCAGATACAACCATTGAAAAATGTTTTGAAGTACTGGCCGATGTAATTGATATTACAGTGAAAGCAAGAGCTTCCTGCAGTATAGATCAAACAAAAATTACTGTGACAGTTGATACAGGTACGGGGCCTTTCGAATTAAAAATCTTTGATCAGTCGGGCACCCTCATAACCACTATTAATACCAGCAATACAACGATTGTTATTGACAGTTTATCAAATCTCCTAACTGGTGACCGATACACGGTAACAGTAAGTGATGGTTGTGGAAACCTTGCAACAACAACAGTTGCACCGGTAGCGTCTTACTTTACAAAGAGTTCTGTTATTACAAGAAATTGCCCGGGTGGTTCATTTACACAAGGATCATCCGACATTGAATTGACACTGAACTCAAATCTTGCGAAAGTATTTCCTTCAATCATAAAAAAGGATGGAGCAACGGTGAGTATATCCTATTCATTCTCCAATTCTTCACAAACAGTCTTTACGTTTAAAGACCTGGAGCCGGGAACTTATATTATCAGGAGCCGTGTGAATAATTCATGTAACCTGAGTTTGTATGATACAATTACAGTAACTGCCTATCAATATCCATCACTGCAAAACTCAACACTTTACCGTTGTGATGATAACAGTTTTAATATAACAGCTGTTACAACTGGAGGAATTACTCCGGCCATGTATGAAATCATCGGAAGCATTCCAAACACACCATCCATCATTGCACCGCCTCAAAGCAGTCCTATTTTCAATATCAATAATGGAACAGCTTATTCACTGGTGAGGTTAAGAGTACTTGATGCATGCGGAAACGCTTCTATCAACGATATCAGTACAGTGCCTCTTGTAAACGTTGTTATTAATGTACAGGGAGGATGTATTTTCGATACGGCAAATCTTAGTGTTGATCCTGTACCCGGTGCTACTTACAGCTGGTACAAAAAGATTTCAGCAGTTGACAGTATATTGATCGGAAATACTTCCAGTTATTATATTCCTTTTATCACCCTTGCAGATACAGCCATGTATGTTTGTAAAGTTGAGTTACAAACCGGATGTATTACCAGGTTAGCGTATTACAGGATAACGGGTTACTGCGACATGGTTCTGGATGACAGTAATATTAAGCTGCAGGGCAAAAAATCAGGTGCTGATGTGTTGATCAGCTGGAAAGTAAACAGCGAGTCTGATCTGAAAGAATATGTTCTTGAAAGGAAACGAAGCGATGAAAGCCAGTATACCGCCATTTACCAACAGCAGGTAAAAGGCACAAATGGAATTTATTTATTTACTGATACTAAGCCGGGACATTCAAAAACCTATTACCGTCTTCGTGTGGTAAAACAAAACGGCAATACGGCTTATACAAACTTCATTACAATCAGAAATGATGCCGCTGAAAACAGTTTCATCACATACCCTAATCCTGTAAAAGATGTGCTTACCGTACAGTTAAATAATACAAGCCTGAAGGAAATTGTATGGAAGTTATCTGACATCAATGGAAGAGTGATACAGGAAAAGAGAATCTCAGTACTGCCGCAGCAGAATTTCTCCTTGCTGCGTCCGTTAACTGCTCATCCGGGTATGTATCTGTTAAGTATCACTGATACAAAAACCAATACAACCGTCACAAAGAAAATCATGTTACAATAACCAGGAGTGAAAAGTCCCGGTCCTTTTAAGGATCGGGGCTTCTTTTATTTCTAAGATTGGTTCTTTTTTTCAGAACTGTTTATTTCTGATTCTTCAATGCTATCCATGTCCATGCAGCTCCTAAAAGATCAACTGCGCCAAATAAAATCAACATGGGAGACACATACTCCAGCAATGCAAAAGAAAAAAATGTAAGGAAAACAAACCCTCTTGTTGGAATAGTATGCTTAAAAAATGCATAAATATTCCCTGCCCCTGCACGATGATAGTAATAGCCGATGGCTAAAGCAAGAACACCAACAACCCTGATCCATACTTCATTCGTTTCAGGTAATTTCAGGGTGGTTAATAAAAAATTGGGTACGGCCATCAATGTAATTCCTACCATATACAGGTAGAAACCGAAGTAATAAACAGATTTAGCTGCGGCTGTCATGGCGGTTGGTTTGGGTGAGTTAAACAATGTTTCTATATCAAGATATTGATTAAAAACCATTGCTGCAAGGCGTTTCAGGGTGAAAACCGGCTGTCGGGCTAAACTTGTTTACCTTCGCCCCTATGCAACAGAATAAAGAATGGCTTGAAGAAGTGTTAGCCAACGTTAAAATTAAGGCCCTCAACGAAATGCAGCTGGCCTCAATGGAAGCTCATTCCGCAAAAAACGACATCATTTTATTATCAGCTACCGGCTCAGGTAAAACCCTGGCTTTTTGATACCGCTTGTTTCTATGTTACAGGCCGATCCGTCAAAAACAAAGGCCATTATCATTGTTCCTTCCCGTGAACTGGCCATGCAGATTGAGCATGTGTTTAAAAGCATGGGGCTGAACCTGAAAGTTTCCTGCTGCTATGGCGGTCATAAAAGAGAGATTGAAGAAAATAATTTAAAACAGGCTCCTGCCCTTTTAATTGGTACGCCGGGGCGTTTGGCCGATCATATCCGCAGGGGAAACATTTCAGTTGATACAATTGAAACACTGGTACTGGATGAATTTGATAAATCTCTGGAACTCGGTTTCCAGGAAGAAATGTCGTTCATCATTGGTTCATTACCTGCTATTAATAAAAGAGTACTCACTTCTGCAACAGAAATGGAAGAGATTCCTAATTTTGTAGGATTGACTGAACCGGCGAAACTTGATTTTTTAACCGGCACTGAAGATGCAGATACAGGGTTAGCAATTAAAACATTATTGAGCCCCGATAAAGACAAGCTGGATACTTTGTTCCGGTTGATCTGTATGCTGGGCAACCGTTCTACCATTGTCTTCTGCAATCACCGTGAATCAGTTGAACGTAC
Coding sequences within it:
- a CDS encoding PAS domain-containing protein, with the translated sequence MQQQQNLISKKLLSIAVTPAAKLTYVYLILSITWILLGDWAVYTFASNDHNMLEKLQSMKGLLFVGISATVLYLLSNKFYTDLKLSTQKNEMMEQSFAALNEAARSGIIDLNLITQTATINEKMKFFLPSSTSFVDNFLNRYYDRIHPNDKERVLQEYTDIINSQNDIWKTEYSLLAGDNDYYHVVNSIYIVHDKETGHAIQLIGEIQDISKLKNLQADYYDQQLKHKQRLASSIIKAQENERNRWAEELHDNVSQLLSVSNLYLSSIQLKQEENISLLLKAKEMVTEAQQEIRLLSSSIKPPVFSFTTLNQALDKLIADIIRVKKIGFHLNSTDLDEGELDDQHKLLVYRIVQEQLNNIIKYADAGHIDITISNRNDNVHIRISDDGKGFDTKQIQTGLGLRNIQTRLQLYKGHMKIESSPGEGCKLYVSFSAGLTLAY
- a CDS encoding T9SS type A sorting domain-containing protein; the protein is MSKKFYPFFLLFLLFAAGTSAQFCNNFTASAVTIESRCAATGKIIITAANGSGTYNYSVTGPVSTPYTSNDTIDGLPAGVYQVFVKDVVDGCFYTIPSVIVGGSYHDPRFDLLRTNVTCINGTDGTITVDNVQFGRPPFSYTIVAPSTYGIGTTNSTGVFTDLVAGSYFIQQRDSCGGIQTRNISILNYDWFIDQSSVTKFDCDSADIFIKLKDIFGNVNTSGNMFDGFTYGAITPAGDTISFNTNNFQILLGNFRTLKLFAKDKCGNIKTVNWTDNKKPTLASAVTQFNQECNFFSVRVTGQQNLTNPNYCLYDSVDNLITCNTSGQFDSLAYGSYCIKMTDVCFDTVITRCFTAVKPIPNVAANVTVTNGDDCQHFNVSVSGQTNLFNPQFCLYDSLNVLIGCNSNGVFNNLPVGNYCMQISGSICNDTTIQRCFTIAPVELGPGVGVDFSNFNCNSFTGTITGTTGLGNAHYCLYDSLNVLIGCNYTGVFDSLAFGSYCMTIETSILTGACADTTFTRCFTVTKPAPSVDDVITEKTCSLFKATIPGTQNMFNPSFCLYQNNVLIICNTTGVFDSLAFGNYCIRVTDSCADTTIEKCFEVLADVIDITVKARASCSIDQTKITVTVDTGTGPFELKIFDQSGTLITTINTSNTTIVIDSLSNLLTGDRYTVTVSDGCGNLATTTVAPVASYFTKSSVITRNCPGGSFTQGSSDIELTLNSNLAKVFPSIIKKDGATVSISYSFSNSSQTVFTFKDLEPGTYIIRSRVNNSCNLSLYDTITVTAYQYPSLQNSTLYRCDDNSFNITAVTTGGITPAMYEIIGSIPNTPSIIAPPQSSPIFNINNGTAYSLVRLRVLDACGNASINDISTVPLVNVVINVQGGCIFDTANLSVDPVPGATYSWYKKISAVDSILIGNTSSYYIPFITLADTAMYVCKVELQTGCITRLAYYRITGYCDMVLDDSNIKLQGKKSGADVLISWKVNSESDLKEYVLERKRSDESQYTAIYQQQVKGTNGIYLFTDTKPGHSKTYYRLRVVKQNGNTAYTNFITIRNDAAENSFITYPNPVKDVLTVQLNNTSLKEIVWKLSDINGRVIQEKRISVLPQQNFSLLRPLTAHPGMYLLSITDTKTNTTVTKKIMLQ